From Panthera uncia isolate 11264 chromosome X, Puncia_PCG_1.0, whole genome shotgun sequence, the proteins below share one genomic window:
- the ELK1 gene encoding ETS domain-containing protein Elk-1: protein MDPSVTLWQFLLQLLREQGNGHIISWTSRDGGEFKLVDAEEVARLWGLRKNKTNMNYDKLSRALRYYYDKNIIRKVSGQKFVYKFVSYPEVARCSTEDCPPQPEVSITSTVANVAPTAVHTVPGDTASGKPGTPKGAGMAGPGGLARSSRNEYMRSGLYSTFTIQSLQPQPQPPPHSRPASVLSNTAPAGAAVPPSGSRSTSPSPLEACLEAEEAGLPLQVILTPPEAQNPKSEEMNVDPGLGRPLPPEVKVDGPKEEVEATVGGEAGFVQEATKAGPEVPPAEGGPARLPAVVMETTAQVGGLAASTASNTEIAQPQKGRKPRDLELPLSPSLLGGPGPERTPGSGTGSGLQAPGPALTPSLLPTHTLTPVLLTPSSLPPSIHFWSTLSPIAPRSPAKLSFQFPSSGSAQVHIPSISVDGLSTPVVLSPGPQKP, encoded by the exons ATGGACCCCTCTGTGACGCTGTGGCAGTTTCTGCTGCAGCTGCTGAGAGAACAAGGCAACGGCCACATCATCTCCTGGACCTCCCGGGATGGCGGTGAGTTCAAGCTGGTGGATGCCGAGGAGGTGGCCCGGCTGTGGGGGCTGCGTAAGAACAAGACCAACATGAATTACGACAAGCTCAGCCGGGCCCTGCGGTACTACTACGACAAG aACATCATCCGCAAAGTGAGCGGCCAGAAGTTCGTCTACAAGTTTGTGTCCTACCCCGAGGTCGCGAGGTGCTCCACTGAGGACTGCCCGCCCCAGCCTGAGGTGTCGATCACCTCCACTGTGGCAAATGTGGCCCCCACCGCTGTACACACTGTCCCCGGGGACACAGCCTCTGGGAAACCAGGCACACCCAAGGGTGCAGGCATGGCAGGCCCGGGTGGCTTGGCGCGCAGCAGCCGGAACGAGTACATGCGCTCAGGCCTCTATTCCACCTTCACCATCCAGTCCctgcagccacagccacagccgcCCCCTCATTCTCGGCCTGCCTCAGTGCTCTCCAACACCGCCCCTGCAGGAGCTGCAGTGCCCCCTTCTGGGAGCAGGAGCACCAGTCCAAGCCCCCTGGAGGCCTGCCTGGAGGCTGAGGAGGCTGGCCTGCCTCTGCAG GTCATCCTGACCCCACCCGAGGCCCAGAACCCTAAATCAGAAGAGATGAATGTGGATCCCGGGTTGGGCAGGCCACTGCCCCCCGAAGTGAAAGTGGACGGGCCCAAGGAAGAGGTGGAAGCCACTGTCGGTGGGGAGGCGGGGTTTGTGCAGGAAGCCACTAAGGCCGGGCCGGAAGTTCCTCCTGCGGAGGGTGGGCCGGCCCGGCTGCCCGCGGTCGTCATGGAGACAACAGCGCAGGTCGGCGGTCTCGCGGCTTCCACTGCTTCCAACACGGAGATCGCCCAGCCCCAGAAGGGCCGGAAGCCCCGGGACCTGGAGCTTCCACTCAGCCCGAGCCTGCTGGGTGGGCCAGGACCCGAGCGGACTCCAGGATCGGGAACTGGCTCCGGGCTGCAGGCGCCGGGGCCAGCGCTGACCCCATCCCTGCTACCTACGCACACATTG aCCCCGGTGCTGCTGACGCCAAGCTCGCTGCCCCCCAGCATTCACTTCTGGAGCACCCTGAGTCCCATTGCACCCCGTAGCCCAGCCAAGCTCTCCTTCCAG TTTCCGTCCAGTGGCAGCGCCCAGGTGCACATCCCTTCCATCAGCGTGGATGGCCTCTCAACCCCCGTGGTGCTCTCCCCAGGGCCCCAGAAGCCATGA